A stretch of Henckelia pumila isolate YLH828 chromosome 4, ASM3356847v2, whole genome shotgun sequence DNA encodes these proteins:
- the LOC140861323 gene encoding ATP-dependent zinc metalloprotease FTSH 4, mitochondrial-like yields MALRRLLNQELLLRQSTNFVARTSRIPRRHGHGHGAGFITGVFGGAHPQLKQSVQARSAFQNVEKSSKDGIFGTTSAPIHVVNSEGGYFIKQLWRAIRALGVTFLLISGFGNIIEDSGIRKGLGSKEEVQPSMEFRTKFSDVKGVDEAKYELEEIVHYLRDPKRFTHLGGKLPKGVLLVGPPGTGKTMLARAIAGEAGVPFFFGSGSDFEEIYVGFGARRMRDLFAAAKKRSPCIIFIDEIDAIGGRRDPGDPRYMKMTLNQLLVELDGFQQNERIIVIAATNFPESLDKALVRPGRFDRHIVVPNPDVEGRRQILESHMSKVLKADDVDLMIIARGTPGFSGADLANLINVATLKAAMDGGKEVSMVDIEHAKDKIMMGNERKSAVISEESRKLTAYHEGGHAIVATYTDGALPVHKATIVPRGLALGMVTQLPEKDETSISRKQMLSRLDVCMGGRVAEELIYGESEVTSGASNDLQQATHLARAMVTKYGMSKRVGVVAHNYDDDGESMSTETKLLIEQEVKELLERAYNNSKTILNTHSKELHALANALLENETLTGSQIKALLAQVNSLQSQQQQQPIVAAQNKSKSCTR; encoded by the exons ATGGCCTTGAGACGCCTTCTCAATCAG GAATTGCTTCTGAGGCAGTCAACCAATTTTGTTGCTCGAACTTCACGAATTCCCAGACGACATGGTCATGGTCATGGAGCTG GATTCATTACAGGTGTCTTTGGTGGCGCTCATCCGCAGTTGAAACAGAGTGTTCAAGCTCGTTCTGCTTTTCAAAATGTGGAAAAATCTTCTAAAGACGGAATATTTGGTACTACAAGTGCTCCAATACATGTGGTGAATTCTGAAGGAGGGTATTTTATAAAGCAGTTATGGCGCGCAATACGTGCTCTTGGTGTGACCTTCCTGTTGATTTCTGGTTTTGGGAATATAATTGAGGATAGTGGAATTCGTAAAG GGCTTGGTTCAAAAGAAGAGGTGCAACCAAGTATGGAATTCAGGACAAAATTCAGTGATGTCAAGGGAGTTGATGAGGCGAAATATGAGCTTGAAGAAATTGTCCACTACCTCCGTGATCCCAAG CGCTTTACCCATCTTGGTGGCAAGCTCCCCAAAGGTGTCCTACTAGTTGGTCCCCCTGGCACAGGAAAGACAATGCTGGCAAGAGCCATAGCTGGAGAAGCTGGTGTGCCTTTTTTCTTTGGCAGCGGTAGTGATTTTGAAGAAATATATGTTGGTTTTGGAGCCCGTAGAATGAGAGATCTCTTTGCTGCTGCAAAAAAAAGGTCAccatgtattatttttattgacgaGATTGATGCCATAGGAGGAAGGCGCGATCCAGGGGATCCACGATACATGAAGATGACTTTGAATCAATTACTTGTTGAACTGGATGGCTTCCAGCAAAATGAAAGGATTATTGTCATTGCTGCAACTAATTTTCCGGAGTCCTTGGATAAGGCACTGGTGAGGCCTGGGCGGTTTGATCGCCATATAGTGGTCCCAAATCCTGATGTAGAAGGGCGGAGGCAGATTTTGGAATCCCACATGTCAAAG GTTCTCAAGGCAGATGATGTTGATCTAATGATAATTGCTAGAGGAACTCCTGGGTTCTCAGGTGCTGATCTGGCAAATCTGATCAATGTTGCTACTCTTAAGGCTGCAATGGATGGTGGCAAAGAGGTGAGTATGGTTGATATTGAGCACGCTAAGGACAAAATTATGATGGGAAATGAGCGCAAATCTGCAGTTATATCCGAAGAATCCCGAAAGCTGACAGCTTACCATGAAGGCGGTCATGCTATTGTAGCCACATATACTGATGGAGCATTACCAGTGCATAAAGCAACCATAGTTCCACGAGGCCTGGCTCTTGGAATGGTCACCCAATTGCCAGAGAAAGATGAAACGAGTATATCTCGCAAGCAAATGCTTTCTCGTCTTGATGTGTGCATGGGTGGAAGGGTTGCGGAAGAGCTCATTTATGGAGAAAGTGAAGTGACTTCAGGTGCATCCAACGATCTCCAGCAAGCAACTCATCTGGCAAGAGCGATGGTTACCAAATATGGAATGAGTAAACGGGTTGGAGTTGTTGCTCACAATTATGATGATGACGGTGAGAGCATGAGCACCGAGACTAAGCTTCTGATTGAGCAAGAAGTGAAAGAACTGTTGGAGAGGGcctataacaattcaaaaaCCATCCTGAACACGCATAGCAAAGAGCTCCATGCGCTTGCCAATGCTTTGCTTGAGAATGAGACTCTTACTGGAAGTCAGATCAAGGCACTGCTTGCTCAGGTAAACTCTCTACAGTCGCAGCAACAACAACAACCTATTGTTGCtgcgcaaaataaatcaaagtcCTGTACTAGATAA